Proteins from one Thioflavicoccus mobilis 8321 genomic window:
- a CDS encoding ABC transporter ATP-binding protein, with translation MTEPVLEVRDLTVRISHLGGGAAVVDGLNLEIAHGETLALLGESGCGKSMTALALMRLLSPTAAEVAGRVRLSGTDLLGLPEPVMREIRGGRMAMVFQEPQTALNPVLTVGAQIAEAVRRHTGLRRARQVNDRAAELLAEVGIPTPRERFADYPHQLSGGMKQRVMIAMALAGQPQLLIADEPTTALDVTIQAEILKLLKDLQRQSGMALLLITHDLGVVAETADHLAVMYAGRLVEEAPCAVFFDGPAHPYSRRLLASRPSLPRRVAVGAGIPGRVPAPGAVVAGCLFAARCDLVRPECRSREPSWQPVAGGHRVRCHRWADATQRLVDGLVPVQPLTGKDEVLLRVENLAVHFPVRRGLLRREVGRVRAVDGVSLTLQPGRTLALVGESGCGKTTVGRALLRLVAPTAGAVWYHGRDLMLLAEDELRPLRKDLQIVFQDAYGAMNPRQRVGDVIGEGLWSMKLMPRDAGRRRVAELLEQVGLAADDAGRWPHQFSGGQRQRIGIARALALDPRLIVCDEPTSALDVSVQAQILNLLERLQRERVIAYLFITHDLSVVAEMADEVAVMYLGRIVEQGTVDEVLDHPRHPYTRALLSAVPVVEKAERRPVIRLAGERPSPADPPAGCRFHPRCPDARPVCAQVYPPEIRVGGRHSVHCLWAN, from the coding sequence ATGACCGAACCAGTGCTCGAGGTCCGCGATCTCACGGTGCGAATCTCGCATCTCGGGGGTGGGGCGGCGGTTGTCGACGGGCTGAACCTCGAGATCGCCCATGGTGAGACGTTGGCGCTCCTCGGCGAGTCCGGTTGCGGCAAGTCGATGACCGCCTTGGCCCTGATGCGGCTGCTCTCGCCAACGGCCGCAGAGGTTGCAGGTCGCGTGCGGCTTTCCGGGACCGATCTGTTGGGCCTGCCGGAGCCGGTCATGCGGGAGATTCGGGGAGGGCGGATGGCGATGGTCTTCCAGGAGCCGCAGACCGCGCTCAATCCGGTCCTGACCGTCGGCGCCCAGATTGCTGAGGCAGTGCGCCGGCACACCGGACTGCGGCGAGCCCGGCAGGTGAACGATCGGGCCGCCGAGCTACTCGCCGAAGTCGGGATTCCGACGCCCCGGGAGCGTTTCGCAGATTATCCCCATCAGCTCTCCGGGGGAATGAAGCAGCGGGTCATGATCGCGATGGCCCTGGCTGGGCAGCCGCAACTTCTGATCGCCGACGAGCCGACCACGGCCCTCGATGTCACGATCCAGGCCGAGATCCTCAAGCTCCTCAAGGACCTCCAGCGCCAGAGCGGGATGGCGCTGCTTCTGATCACCCATGATTTGGGTGTCGTCGCCGAGACCGCCGACCACCTCGCCGTCATGTATGCCGGCCGCCTCGTCGAGGAGGCCCCGTGCGCGGTCTTCTTCGACGGGCCGGCCCATCCCTACAGTCGTCGGCTGCTCGCGAGCCGGCCGTCGCTGCCCCGGCGCGTTGCCGTCGGCGCCGGGATCCCCGGACGGGTCCCGGCGCCCGGGGCGGTCGTCGCCGGGTGCCTGTTTGCTGCGCGTTGTGACCTCGTTCGACCCGAGTGCCGCTCCCGCGAGCCCTCCTGGCAACCGGTCGCCGGCGGGCATCGGGTGCGGTGCCACCGCTGGGCGGATGCGACGCAGCGCCTCGTCGACGGGTTAGTACCGGTTCAGCCGTTGACAGGCAAGGATGAGGTGCTGCTGCGTGTCGAAAATCTCGCGGTCCACTTCCCGGTCCGTCGCGGATTGTTGCGCCGGGAGGTTGGGCGGGTACGCGCCGTCGACGGTGTCTCGCTGACCCTGCAACCCGGTCGCACCCTGGCCCTCGTCGGTGAGTCGGGCTGCGGTAAGACCACGGTCGGACGGGCGCTGCTGCGGCTGGTGGCGCCCACCGCCGGGGCGGTCTGGTATCACGGCCGGGACCTGATGCTGCTCGCTGAGGATGAGCTTCGCCCCTTGCGCAAGGACCTCCAGATCGTCTTTCAGGATGCTTATGGGGCCATGAATCCGCGCCAACGGGTCGGCGACGTCATTGGCGAGGGGCTGTGGTCGATGAAGCTCATGCCGCGCGACGCCGGCCGTCGCCGGGTTGCCGAGCTGCTCGAGCAGGTCGGGCTCGCCGCGGACGACGCGGGGCGCTGGCCACACCAGTTCTCGGGCGGCCAGCGCCAGCGGATCGGAATCGCCAGGGCGCTGGCGCTCGACCCGCGGCTGATCGTCTGCGACGAGCCGACGAGTGCCCTCGACGTGTCGGTGCAGGCCCAGATCCTGAATCTCCTCGAACGACTCCAGCGCGAACGGGTGATCGCTTATCTCTTCATCACGCACGATCTGTCGGTCGTGGCCGAGATGGCCGACGAGGTCGCCGTCATGTACCTCGGGCGGATCGTCGAGCAGGGTACCGTCGATGAGGTTCTCGATCACCCTCGCCATCCCTATACGCGCGCCCTGCTCTCGGCCGTGCCTGTCGTCGAGAAGGCCGAGCGGCGCCCGGTCATCCGGCTCGCCGGCGAACGGCCATCGCCGGCCGATCCTCCTGCCGGTTGCCGCTTCCATCCGCGTTGCCCGGACGCACGGCCGGTCTGTGCCCAGGTCTATCCGCCCGAGATCCGGGTCGGCGGGCGCCACAGTGTGCACTGCCTGTGGGCGAATTGA
- a CDS encoding cupin domain-containing protein has product MTKQADWLVFQLDELVANVERSGVTLKEFLRTPSLSCSIYHLPAGSKDMASAHEEDELYLVLDGSAHLRLGETGHHVQKGTLMYVPAACSHAFFDIDSDLTVLAFFGAPVRDLGMRGQHDAHRDR; this is encoded by the coding sequence GTGACGAAACAGGCTGATTGGCTGGTTTTCCAACTCGATGAACTGGTCGCTAACGTCGAGCGTAGCGGGGTGACATTGAAGGAGTTCCTGCGTACTCCGTCGCTCTCTTGCTCGATCTATCATCTTCCCGCCGGCTCCAAGGACATGGCCAGCGCGCACGAAGAGGATGAGCTCTATCTGGTCCTCGACGGCAGCGCCCATCTGCGCCTCGGCGAGACCGGACACCACGTTCAGAAGGGAACTTTGATGTACGTGCCGGCCGCATGCAGTCACGCCTTCTTCGATATCGACAGCGACCTCACAGTACTTGCCTTCTTCGGGGCACCAGTCCGCGACCTCGGTATGCGTGGTCAACACGACGCGCACCGCGATCGCTAA